The genomic window ACGCCATCAAGGACATCGTCATGGGCCGCAAGAAGCTGTCCGACTGGCCGGCGGTGCTGAAGGAGTTCGAGCGCAGGGGCGGCAAGAAGGCCGCCGAAGCACTCGCCGAGGAGTACGAGGCCGCGCAGAAGGCCTGACACCTCCTCCCCCCCCATACCCCGGCAGGGCCTCCCCGCCTCCCATTCCGGGAGGCCCTGCCGGTGAGCGCGGGCCGCGACGAGGCGGCCACTTCCCCTTCAGGAGGACACATTGCAACGACGCAAGGTCCTGTCCGTCCTTCGCGCCCGGAGCGCGAGACCCCTGGCGGCCACCATGGCCGCATTCGCCCTGGCCGCCCTGCCGGCCACGGCCCCACCCGCGGCGGCGCAGAGCACGGCCGCGCAGAGCCCGGAAGCACCGAGCGCGGCGGCAGCGGGCTTCACCGTCTTCACCAATGAGCGCGGCGCCCACCCGCCGGGCCACCCCCAGTACGGCGCGACCAAGGCCACCGTCGTCTACGACGTCTTCGCCTACAAGTGCGACGCGGCTGGCTGCACCTCCAACGGCGGGCCGCTGCCCTCGCAGGCCACGTACGAGGCCAAGGTCAAGGAGTACATGGGCGCGAACCAGTTCGGCGGCGAGGCGACCGCCCCGGTCGTGCTCGACTTCGAGGACATCGAGCTGACCCAGGTGCCGACCGGGCAGGCGGCCACCAACGCGTACAACCTGTGGCGCCAGCTGCTCACCTGGACCCGCAACGCCGCCTCGCAGGCGCCGATCTGCCACTACGGCTACGACTGGCAGACCCGCAACCAGGACCTGATCAAGCAGCTCCACACGGACGGCCTGCTCAACTGCTTCGCCCCGCGGGCGTACTTCGACGACGGGCAGACGCTGTCCGCCTGGACCGAGAGGCTCGACGCCTCCATCAAGCGGGACCGGGCCATTGCGCCGAGCCACCCCATCTACCCTTACGTCAACCCGGTCTCGTTCCCGTCGGAGACGTACCAGCCGGGCAATACCTGGGCCCATATGTTCCAGAACGTGAAGGCCAAGGCGGACGGTGTCGTGCTCTGGGAGACCAGCGCCAAGAACGCCAACGCCTGCGCATGGGTGTCGCAGAACTCCTATGAGATGGGCGTCATCACCGGCACGAGCGGCAGCGGGCCGCTGCGCGCCAGCGCCACGCTGCCGAGCGGCAACTGCACCGTCCCGCGCGGCACCACGACCACGGTCCCGGTCACCCTGACCAACACCTCCACCGCGACCACGCCCGCCACTCAGATGCAGAGCTTCAACAGCACGCCGGGCTTCTCCGGCAGCTGGAAGTATTGGAACGTGCCGTCACTGGCACCGGGCGCGACCTGGTCCACGGAGCTGCCGATGGCCGTCGCGGCGACACAGACCACCAGCACCGCTCTGCTCCGCATCAGGACCGGCATCAGTGACACCCGGTGGGCGGTGATCGTCCAGTGAAAGGACGGAAGCGCGCGAAGCGCCTGCGGCGCCTGCTGCCCACGGCCGCCGCGGCTGCGGCCATGACCCTGGTCGTGGCCACACCCGCGCACGCCTCGCTGATCTGGAACGGCGACGCGTCCGGCGGCACCGGAGTGTTCGCCGGAATCCTGTGCGACTCACCGAACTACGTCTACATGCCCGACTGGGGCGACGGGCGCGGAAAAATCTTCGGCTTCGTCAGCAAGGCCGGCCAGACGCGCTGCGAGGCACACAGCGTCCGAGTCGGCGGCTCGGAGTACGCCTTCACCGGCGGACGGGCCTACTGGTGGGGCTGGGAGTCGATGACCAGCACCGGGAACACCGCGACCGTCTTCCAGTGGAAGTCGAACGGCACCGGGGAGCAGCACCAGCAGAACTACCCGGTGATCATGATGGTCCTGGAGAACCAGCTCCGCGTCTGGTACGTGGCGCCCGGTGAGCAGTGGATCGGCGTCGGCAGCGGCACCTGGAAATCGGGGGTCTGGCACAAGATCAAGCTGGGCATCAACGCACAGTCCTCGACGAGCGGTTCGTTCCAGGTGTACCTGGACGGCAACCTGATCGTCGACGCGAAGAACGCGCGCACCTGGGACGACTTCGGCAACAAGCCCCGCTGGGGCGTGTACGACTCGAACGTCGCCGACACCGACCAGGTCAACTGGATCAACGATCTGAAGATGGGCACCACCAGCGGCGACGTCTAGCCGCCCGCTCGCCCCGCTCGCCCCGGTCGTGGCGGGCGGCCCCTGACGCCGCCCGCCACGACTGGCACCACCCCGCCTTTCCCTCCTTCCGTACAGGAGAGACTCATGCCCAGACCCATCGCTCTGCCGCGCCCGCTCCGCCTCGCCATCACCGGTGCGGCGCTCGCCGGCGCCCTCGCGGTGACCGTGCCGCCCGCGCCCTCGTACGCCGCCGGCGGGCTCGCCGTCAACGGGGACTTCGAGCAGGTCGGCGCCGACGGACTGCCGGCCGGCTGGAAGATCGTCGAGGCATGGGGCAGCTACAAGGCGCAGGTCGTCGACGGCGCCGGGCCCGACGGCAGCCGTGCGCTGGTCATGGAGACGGGCGACCTCGCCGACAACGTCACGATCGGCCAGGACCTCCCGAACGCCGACTCGACGCGCCCGCAGGCGTACCGGGTCACCTTCGACCAGAAGGCCGAGAACATCACCGGCTACGGCGGCTATCTCTCCACCGACTACACCGGTCAGATCCATGCCCGTACCACCGGCACCACCGGCTGGCACCGGGTGAGCCGGCTGATCATCGCGCCCAAGGGCGCCACCGTCCAGAAGCTGTGGCCCCGGCTCGGATTTTCCACGGGCAGGATGCTGATCGACAACGTGTCGGTGGAGCCGGTCGAGGGCGATGTGGTCGGCGCCAACCCGCTTCCCACCGGCGGTGTCAACCTGTCCTGGGACTTCGGCTCGCTCACCGGGACGCCCGCGCGCTACGAGATCCACCGCGGGTCGTACCCCGGGTTCACGCCGGGCCGGAAGACACTGCTGCGTACGGTGCCGGACGTCCCGTTCGCCGAGGACGGGACCGCACGCCCCGGGCAGCGCTACTCGTACCGGATCGTCGCGCTCGCCGCCGACGGCAGCAGGCTCGGCACGACGGCGCCGGAGACGGTCACCACTCCGGTGCGCTTCGAGGACAATCAGGGGACGGACGTCCTCTCGGCGACCGAGGCCGGCAGGAGCACACGCCTGGCGTGGCGGCTCAAGGCCGGCACCCGCGGCCCGGTCACGCTCTACGCGGGCCACCGCAGGATCGGCACGTACGACGCCGACGACCGGGGTGTGACGCTGCCGCCCGGCCGGGACGAGGACGCGAGCGCCTTCACGCTCAAGGGCCGTGACGGCAGGACGCTCGCCACGGCGCGCACGGCCCGGTTGCAGCACCCCCGGCTGTGGGTGGACGACGACAGGCTCGCCGCCGTCCGCGGTGCGGTCCAGCAGCCGGGCACCCCCAAGGCGACCTGGGACGCGCTGGTCTCCCGCGTCGCCAGGGGCCTTCCCGCGTACAACTACGCCGCCGGTGAGGCAGAGGCGTCCCTGGCGCGCGACGCAGCGCTCCTCCACCTGGTCGGCGGCGACCCGGCCTACGCGCAGCTCGCCTACGACGCGGTGATCCAGGCCGGGCAGAAGATGCCGCTGACCCATCCGCTCAACACGGGCAATGCCGGCCCCGCACTCGCGTCCGCCTACGACTGGGCGTACCAGGGCTGGACCGAGGAGCAGCGGGCGAAGGCCCGTGACGTGCTGGGCAAGGCCGCCGCGATGCTGGAGACGACCTGGCATCCGAACATGGACTACCCGGACAAGGCGTCCAACTGGGTCTCGGTGACCCGTGGCGGCGAGCTGGCGCTGCTGCTCGCGCTGCGCGGGGACGGCGACTGCGACCTCCAGGAGCGCAGGATCGCCGTCCTGACCGACGAGATGGCCCGCCATCTCGACACCGCGTTCTCCGACACCGGCTGGTACCAGGAGGGGTACGACTACCTCGACTACGACCTGTCCATCGGCGCCCCCGGCGTCATCGCCGCGCTCGACGCGGGCATCGACGCCCTGAAGCAGCCGTGGCACCGCCCGCAGCTCGCCAACCTCCTGATGCACAGCGTCTCCGCCCAGCCCGACCGGGCCCGGCTCCAGTGGGGCGTCGGCTACCCGACCGGCGGCACGGCCGTCGCCGCGCTGGCCTTCACGAACGTCCCCGAGGAGCAGCGGGCGGCGTTCCTGTGGCAGTACGAGAAGACCGTCGGCGGCGGGGGCGGGGTCTTCGGGCTGCTCAACTACCCCTACGGGGTGGTCGCGCAGGATCCGGACGAGGGTCCGGCGGCCGTGCGTGAAGGGCTGCTGGACGACCACAGCGGGGCGTACCAGTTCCGCAGCCGCTACCAGGACGCCGACGACGTCCTCGTCGGGCTCGGCAACCGCAACCACCACCACGCCGGCTGGAACCTTTCGGAGACCTTCGGGATCTCGCTGCTCGGCCAGGACGTCACCTGGGCGCGGCAGCCCGCCAAGGACACGGCGAAGACGGAGCTGTACTCGAAGCCGTTCGTGGACGGCAAGGTCGAGCCGGTCGTCGGAAAGGGCAGGACCCTGGAGTCCCGGACCTATCCAGGCCAGGGCGGCGGCTTCCTCTCCCTGGACGGCAGCGCCAACTACAAGCTGGCCAAGGCGCAGCGCGATGTCGCCGTGGATCTGCGCCCGGTCGGCGGCGCGGACGCGGTCATCGCCGTCCACGACTCGTTCGCGGACGGCGCCTCGCACACGTACACCTGGCAGCTCGCGCCCGAGGCGGGCACCGCGATCACGTTCGGCGAGACCGAGGGCGGTGCCAGGACCTTCCTCTTCACGAAGGGCGGCGCCTATCTCCAGGGCTGGGTGCTGGCTCCGGAGGGCGCCGAACTCTCCGTCGAGAAGGGCGCGTTCAAGGTCACCCGCAGCGGCGCCGAGGCCGACTTCAGGATCGTCCTGGCGGCCGGCAGAGGGACACCGCCCGCGGCCACCGCGTCCGGCGAGGCCCTGACCATCGGGGACACGACGTACGACCTCGGCGACCTGAAGGGATACGCACCGGCATGGCGCTGACCGCGGACGACCGCGCCGCCGCGGCGCGGCGCGCCGTCGCACGGCTGGCGCCGTCGCTGGCGGACGCGGTGGAGCTGCGTATGGAGGAGCGCGGCGCGGGCGGCGGCGAGGGCTTCTCGATCGCGCCGCACGACGGCCGTGGGGACGGCCGGGCGGACGGCCGCGTGCGGATCACGGGGACGACGACCGTCGCCCTGGTCAGCGGCTTCCACTGGTATCTGCGGCACGTCGCCGGCGGCCACCTCTCCCGCACCGGCGACACCGTGCCCGCCGAGGCACCTCTGCCGGACGCGGCGATCCTGAAGTCCACTCCGTACACGGACCGGTACATCTACAACTTCACCGTCAACGGCTACACCTCGCCCTACTGGACCTTCGCCGAGTGGGAGCGGGAGCTCGACCTGATCGCCGCCCACGGCATCAACCGGGCGCTGGTGACCACCGGTCTGGAGCAGGTCTGGGTGGACACCTTCAGCCGGTTCGGGTACTCGGCGCAGGAGGTCCGCGAGTGGATCTGCGCGCCGTCCCTCCAGCCCTGGCAGCACATGGCCAACATCGCCGGCATCGGGCCGGTGCCGTCACCCGGGCTGATGGAGCGCCGGGTGGAGCTCGGCCGGCGGATTGTCGCGCGGATGCGGGAGCTGGGCATCGAGCCGGTGCTGCCGGGGTTCGCGGGCATGGTGCCGGACGGCTTCACGGAGCGCGTGCCGGGCGCGAGGACCGTTCAGCAGGGCAGCTGGGGGCCCTTCACCCGGCCCGACTGGCTGGCGACCGACGGTACGCACTACCGGCAGGTGGCCGCGGCGTACTACGAGGCCCAGCAGGAGCTGTTCGGCACCGCCCGGTACCAGGCCGTCGACCTGCTCCACGAGGGCGGCACACCCGGCGACGTCGATCCGGGCGCCGCCGCGCGGGGCGTGGAGCGAGCCCTGCGCGACGCCTTCGGGCCGGACTACCGCTGGGTCGTGCAGGCTTGGGGCGGCAACCCGCGCGACGACATCCTCGCGGCCGTCGACCGCAGCCGTCTGCTCGTGCTCGACCTCGGCACCGAGCACGACGAGCGCTGGCGGAAGGACGCCTTCCAGGGGGCGCCGTGGGCCCTGGGCACCCTGGCCAACGTGGGCGGCCGGGAGGGCCTCTACGGCGCGGTGGGCGATCTGCTGAGCCGTGTGCCCGCGACGCTCAGGGAGCCCGGCAGGGGTGGGCTGACCGGGCTTGCCGTGATGCTGGAGGGCGTACGGAACCAGACGGTGATCCAGGCCGCGCTCTCCGATCTGGTGTGGGAGACGGAGCCGGCCGTGGACCCGGAGACCTGGGTCGCCCACTACGCCGCCTCCCGCTACGGCGCCGACGACGAGTCCGCCCGCGAGGCGTGGCTGCTGCTGCTGCGATCCGCGTACGACAGCTGGACGGACTGGCCGTCCGGCGCCGACTCCCTCTTCAACGCGCGCCCCTCGCTCGACGCGGCGAAAGCTTCGCCCTTCGCCCCGGAGCGCCTGAGCTACGACCCGGCGCTGGTGGAGCAGGCGCTGCGCGCCCTGCTGTCCGCCGCGCCCCGGCTGGGCCATGCCGACACCTACCTGTACGACCTCGTCGACATCGCCCGCCAGGTCCTCGCCAACCGGGCCCGCGTCCTGCTGCCGCGGATCAAGGCGGCCCACGAGGCGGCGGACAGCGGGGAGTTCGACCGGCTGGCACGCGCGTTCCTGGACACGGCGCGCCTCGCCGACACCGTCCTCGCCACCCGCCCCGAGTTCCTGCTGGAGCCGTGGCTCCGGCAGGCCGAGCGGTGGGGCGCCGACGTGCAGGAGCGCGCGGCACTGCGGGCGGACGCGGCGCGCCTGGTCACCGTGTGGGGTGACCGTCCGGCCGCCGACTGGGTCGAGGACTACGCCAACCACGACTGGGCCGGGCTGCTGTCCGCGTACTACATCCCGCGCTGGGAGCGGTACTTCGACGCACTGTCCGCGTCGCTGCGCTTGGGCGCGGAGCCGCCTCCCTCCGACTGGTTCGCCCATGGCGCGGCCTGGGCACAGCACCCCCCTCGCACGGCCGACCGTCCCACCGGCGACCCGCTGCGGGCGGTCGGGTCCGTCACCGACACCCTCACGTCAGGAGAGCCCACGTGAAGCACCGTCGTCATGCCGCCGTGGCCACCGCCGCGGCCCTCGCCCTCGCGGCCCTGCTCCCGGGGCCGGTGCACGCCGACGCGCGCGCGGCCGGGGTCGACCCCAACACCCCCGCCGGGGTCCGCCCCAACGGCGGCAGCACCCACCAGACCCTCGTCTTCAGCGACGAGTTCTACGGCACCTCGCTCGACACCGCCAAGTGGTCCTCCGTCGACGCGAAGCGCCGCGACGGCCAGTACTTCGACCACTGGTGGAAGCCCTCGAACGTCAAGGTCAACCCCAACCCGAACTCGATCAACGGCGGCAACCTCTGGATCTCGCTCTCCCAGCTGAGCGCGACCGAGTACGCCACGGGCGAGATCGAGGGCCGGGGCAAGTTCGACTTCACCTTCGGCACCGTCGAGTGGCGCGCCCAGATGCCGCCCAACCACGACCTCTTCGGCGCGCTCTGGATGATGCCTCCGGGCGGCATCAGCGGCGTGGACGGCACGTCCCGCGACGGCGGCGAGTACGACGTCATCGAGAGCACGTCCGCCTCCGACAGCTACGGCAACACCATCCACTACGACGGCTACGGCGCCGACCACAAGGCGTCGTCCGTGAACGTCAGCGCCCCCGGCCTGCACAGCGGATACCACACCTACACCGTCGAGTGGCGGCCGGATCGCATGATCTTCCGCTACGACGGCACCGTCGTGCGCGACATCACCGACCCGAAACTCATCAGCCAGGTGCCGATGTTCCCGGTGATCTCCAGCGAGGCCGCCGAGTGGGCCGCCGGCTCGATCTTCGACGCGCCGCTCGACTACCGCTCGAACATGTACGTCGACTACATCCGCGTCTGGCAGTAAGAGCAGCCCTCCGGTCCCCCCACCCACCCACCCGTGAACGGCGGGCCCGCCCACGTGACGGGTCCGCCTCCCCCCACCACCACCAGGAAGAGGCCATGCGACGACGCACGCTCCGATCCCTTCTCGCACTGCCCGCCATCGCCGCCGCTACGGCGCTGGCCATGGCCACGCCCGCCGAGGCCGCGGTCGTGTGGAACGGCGACGCCGACAACGGCATGACCTTCCGCGAGTTCCTCTGCGACTCCGGGAACTACGTCTACACCCCCGACTGGGGCGACGGGCGCGGCAAGCACTGGGGCTTTGTCGCCAAGGCCGGCACGACGCGCTGTGAGTCCTACGGCGTCATGGTCGGCGGCTCCGAGTACAACTTCACCAGCGGGAAGGCGTACTGGTTCGGCTGGGAGCAGATGACCCTCACCGACAACTGGGGCGTCTTCTTCCAGTGGAAGTCGAACGGCACGGGCGAGCAGCACGACCAGAACTACCCGGTGATCATGATGATCCTCGAAGGCCGGCTGAACGTCTGGTATGTCGCCCCCGGCGAGGTCTGGAACCACGTCACCTCGGTGCCCTGGACGGCCAAGACCTGGCACAAGCTCGAACTGGGCATCAACGCTCAGTCCAACACCACGGGTTCGTTCCAGCTGTGGCTTGACGGCGACCTGGTCACCGACGTCAAGAACGCCCGCACCTGGGATCTCGTGGGCAACAAGCCGCGGTGGGGCGTGTACGACACCAACGTCCTCGCCGAGGACCAGGTCAACTGGGTCAACGGCCTCACGATGGGGACGACCAGGGGAGACGTCGACTAGCTGATCTCGGCCCGTGCCCGTACTCCCGCCGCTACTGCAGGTAAGCACGTGCTATCCGCCCCCTCAAGCCTTATGGCCCGCATTCATCGGAGGGATGCCGGAATGCTCACGGCTCGCTCGGCGTCCCGGTGGTCCGGCGTTCCGGTGTTCCGACACCCGAATGTCCAAGCGGACTTGGACGTTTCTCCATTCCTTCGGTACGTGCTGTTGACCGGGGGCGTCGTCGGTGGGTTGGATCGGCAGACAGAGATCCAGAGGGCAGAGATCCGATCACTCTGTCCTGTACCCCCACTCCGACAGGAGTCGCAGTGCTGCGCAGACGCTCCATCCCCCGGCTGCTGGGCACCCTGGCAGGCGCCCTGCTCATGGTCGCAGGACCCGTACCGGGCGCCGTCGGGGCCCCGGCCGGTGCAGCCGGCCCGGCCCCCGCCGCCGCACCGCCGGTCACCGTCCCGGCCCTCACGGACTGGACGCCCCGAGAGGGCAGTTACTCCTTCGGCCGAACCACGCGCCTCGTCGCCGACGCCCGCGACAAGCAGGCGCGGCGTGTCGCCGCCACCCTCGGCGGGGACCTCCGCGCGGCCGGGCGGGGCACCGTACCCGTCGTGGACGGCGGAGCCCGGAAGGGGGACGTCGTCGTCACCGTCGATCCTGCCCGCGGCAAGGCCCTGGGCAAGGAGGGGTACGAGCTCACGGCCGGCGGCACCCTCACCATCACCGGTGCCACCGAGGTCGGCGCCTTCTACGGCACGCGCACGCTCCTCCAACTCCTCGCCGCGGGCGACCGGATACCGGCGGGACGCACGGTGGACGTGCCGCAGTACGCCGAGCGCGGCGTCGGCGTGTGCGCCTGCTACATCCACATCACCCCCGAGTGGCTGGAGAACCTCGTACGCGACATGGCGTACAACAAGCTCAACCAGCTGCTCCTCGAACTGAAGGTGAAGAGCGAGGCCCATCCCGAGGCCAACACCTGGGGCTACTACACGAAGGACGAGATCCGGGCGCTCGTCGCACTCGGCGAGAAGTACCACGTCACCGTCATCCCGGAGATCAACTCCCCGGGACACATGGACCCGTGGATCGAGAACCGGCCAGACCTCCAGCTCACCGACATCGACGGCAAGCCCCAGCCGTCCCGCCTCGACGTCACCGCCCCCGAGGCGTTCGCCTACTACACCTCGCTCATCGACGAGTACGCCGAGGTCTTCACCTCCGGCGCCTGGCACATGGGCGCCGACGAGTACATGCTCGGCTCGGACTTCGCCAAGTACCCGCACGTCCTGGAGTACGCACGCCAGAAGTACGGCCCGGACGCCACCCCGCAGGACGCCTTCATCGACTTCGTCAACCGCGTCCACGACCACGCCGCCGCCAAGGGCAAGCGGCTGCGCATCTGGAACGACGGGCTCACCGGCGACAACACCGTGCCCGTCAAGGCCGGTACGACCGTCGAGCACTGGCTCGGCGTGAAGACGAAGCCGAGCGAACTCCTCGCCCAGGGCTACCCCGTGCTCAACGCCTCGTACTCGCTCTACCTGATCCGCGGCGGCTTCCACATGAACACGAAGTCGCTGTACGAGCAGCAGTGGGACCCGCGCAGCTTCGAGGGCGAGAAGGTCGCCTCCCGCGACGGCATCACCGGAGCGAAGATCAGCCTCTGGCCGGACAACGGCCGCGGCAACACCGAGAACGAAGTCGCCGCGAGCATGTACCTCCCGCTGCGCTACGTCGCCCAGACCACCTGGGGCACCCCGAACCCGGACGCCACCTACGACGCCTTCACCGCCCGCGCCGAGGCCGCGGGCCACGCCCCCGGATGGCGCGACCTGACCCGGCTGCCCGTCACCGAGGGCACGTACACGCTGCGTGACAGCAAGGGCAGACTCGCCCCCGCCGACTGGCGGATCAGCCGCACCGCCGACGGCTACGCCACGCTGACGTCCGCGGCGAGCGGACGCTGCGCCGAGACCCGCAGCGGTCGGCTCACGCTCAACGTCCCGCTCCAGCCCGGCACCCCGGTCACCGAGGAGAGCTGCGCGGCGTCCAACACACTCCAGCGCTGGCAGCTCACCGCGGTCCCCGGCGGCTACCGCCTCACCAACGCCATCACGCAGATGGCCGTCCACGTCACCGAGGACGGCCGGATGGTGCAGTACCCGGCCGACCAGCAGCCGCCCGCCGTCTGGCGCCTTGGGAGTGTCTTCAACGTAGCGTCGTCCGCCCGGACCGCCGGGCAGACGGGACTTTGAAGACACGACCCAGCCCCCCCCACTGACCACGGAGGACCCGCACATGGCCATCAGCAGACGCCTCTTCGTCGGCGCGGTCGCCGCGTCCAGCACGTCGTTCGCGCTCGCCGCGCACTCCGGCACCGCGAACGCGGCACCCGCGCCCGCGGCGGCCGCGGCTTCCGCGCCACCTGTGGAGCCGTACTACCGCATCCCCGTCACCACCTCCGACACCCCGGAGGAACTCGTCGCCAAGGCCGCCCGCGTCCGGCCAACGGAGCGGCAGATCACCTGGCAGCGCCTGGAGAAGACCGCCTTCCTGCACTTCGGCGTCAACACCTTCACCGGTCTCGAATGGGGCACCGGCGACGAGGACCCGGACGTCTTCCAGCCGGTGGGCCTCGACACCGACCAGTGGGCGCGGGCGCTGCGCGACGGCGGATTCCGGCTCGCCATCCTCACCGTCAAGCACCACGACGGCTTCGTCCTCTACCCCTCCCGCTACACCCGGCACAGCGTCGTCTCCAGCAGCTGGCAGGACGGCCGCGGCGATGTGCTGCGCTCCTTCGCCGACTCGATGCGGCGCCACGGCATCAAGGTCGGCGTCTACGTCTCCCCGGCCGACGAGAACCAGTACCTGCACGGCGTCTACGCCAACGGCAGCGCCCGCACCACGCACACCGTCCCGACCCTCACCGAGGGCGACGACCGCGCGAGCGAGGAGCTGCGCACCTTCGAGCTCCAGGGCACCGACTACGGCGCCTACATGCTCAACCAGCTCTACGAGGTGCTCACCGAGTACGGCCCCATCGACGAGGTGTGGTTCGACGGCGCCCAGGGCCGCATCCCCCCGGACAAGGTGGAGCGCTACGACTGGGACAGCTGGTACGAACTCGTCCGCACCCTCGCCCCCGACGCGTCGGTCGCCGTCTCCGGCCCCGACGTGCGCTGGGTCGGCAACGAGGGCGGACTCGCACGCGAGGACGAGTGGAGCGTCGTACCGGTCAAGGAGAAGGACTACGGCCGCACCGACTACGCGCTCCACTACGAGGCGGCCGACCAGGGCAGCCGCGCGGCGCTGGTGGAGGCGCAGCCACTGGCCCAGTACCTCCAGTGGTGGCCGGCGGAGTGCGACGTCTCCATCAGGCCCGGCTGGTTCTACCACGCCGACCAGCAGCCGAAGACGGTGGAGCAGCTGACCGACATCTGGTTCCGCTCGGTCGGCCGCAACTCCGTGCTGCTGCTGAACATCCCGCCGGACCAGCAGGGCCGGCTGCCGGACGCGGACGTCACGGTCCTGCGGGAGTTCCGCGAGCGCACCGAGCGCGAACTGCCGCAGGACCTGGCACGAGGCGCACGGGCCTGGGGCGACGGCCGGCGCCCCGGCCGCGCCGTCGACGGCGACCCGGACACGGCCTGGACCGCACCGGCGCCAGCGAAGGGCACGCTCACGGTCGACCTCGGCCGTGACCGCGCCGTCGACCGCATCCGGCTGGCCGAGGACGTCCGGCAGGGCCAGCAGGTGGAGTCGGCGGTCGTCGAGGCCCGTACGGACGCCGGCTGGCAGCGGATCGCGGAGGTCGGCACGATCGGCGCGAGCCGCATCCTGGCGCTGCCGGCGCCGGTGACGGCCCGTCAGTGGCGGCTGCGGATCCTCGGCTCCCGGGAGACGGCCTCGATCTCCGGCTTCGAGCTCCACCGCTCACGCGTGTGACCGCAGGAGGGCGGGTCCGGATGACCGGACCCGCCCCTTCGGACGCTCCGCGCCCACGGGTTGACGGCGTGGGGGGGGGGGGGGGGGGGGGGGGGGGGGCGGCCACGCGGCCGCCCCTCACGCCTCACACCCTTGTCACGCCCGCTTCAGCCGCAGCGTCACCAGCTCGAACGCACGCAGCGTCAGGAACACCGTGTCGCCCGCGCGCTGCGGCGGTGCCGCCTCGGAGAGCGGCCTCTCCAGCAGGTCGGTCGCCGTCGCCTCCGCCACCTGGAAGCCCGCCGTCAGCGCCGCCCGGGCACGCCCGCCGCGCGACTCGTGGAAGCGGACCACGACATCGCCGCTCCCGTCGTCCGCCAGCTTCACGGCGGTGACCACGACCGCGTCGTTGTCCACCGTGACCAGCGGCGCCACCGCCGCATCCGCACCGGTGACCGTCCGCTCCGGCAGATTGATCCGGTAGCCCTCGCGGACCGCGTCGCCGATCGCCGCGCCCGGCACGAGCGCATGGCGGAAGCGGTGCATTCCCTGGTCGGTCTCCGGGTCGGGGAAGCGCGGGGCGCGCAGCAGCGAGACGCGGACCGTGGTCGTCGTACCGGAGTCGGCGGCACGGACCGTGCGGGTCACGTCATGGCCGTACGTGGAGTCGTTGACCAGCGCCACGCCCCACTCCGGCTCCTCGATGTGCACGAAGCGGTGGTTGCACGCCTCGAACTTGGCCGCCTCCCAGCTGGTGTTGGTGTGGGTCGCCCGGTGGAAGTGACCGAACTGCGTCTCGGAGGCGTACCGGTCGGCGTGCACGTCCAGCGGGAACGCCAGCTTCAGGAACTTCTC from Streptomyces formicae includes these protein-coding regions:
- a CDS encoding alpha-L-fucosidase, which translates into the protein MAISRRLFVGAVAASSTSFALAAHSGTANAAPAPAAAAASAPPVEPYYRIPVTTSDTPEELVAKAARVRPTERQITWQRLEKTAFLHFGVNTFTGLEWGTGDEDPDVFQPVGLDTDQWARALRDGGFRLAILTVKHHDGFVLYPSRYTRHSVVSSSWQDGRGDVLRSFADSMRRHGIKVGVYVSPADENQYLHGVYANGSARTTHTVPTLTEGDDRASEELRTFELQGTDYGAYMLNQLYEVLTEYGPIDEVWFDGAQGRIPPDKVERYDWDSWYELVRTLAPDASVAVSGPDVRWVGNEGGLAREDEWSVVPVKEKDYGRTDYALHYEAADQGSRAALVEAQPLAQYLQWWPAECDVSIRPGWFYHADQQPKTVEQLTDIWFRSVGRNSVLLLNIPPDQQGRLPDADVTVLREFRERTERELPQDLARGARAWGDGRRPGRAVDGDPDTAWTAPAPAKGTLTVDLGRDRAVDRIRLAEDVRQGQQVESAVVEARTDAGWQRIAEVGTIGASRILALPAPVTARQWRLRILGSRETASISGFELHRSRV